The region TTAGCACAAAAATCCAATCCTCACAGGAATAGCCAAGACACACCTGGAGGGCCTGTGGATCTAACCCCCCTAGAGGTCGGAAGCAGGAATCCACTAAAGCGACTCAACAAGGAGCCATCCCTGCGGAGCGCAGTAGGACTCTCCGGGAAGGATGTCAAACAACAGCTATAGCTCAAGGTTGGGAACTGGTTTGTGGCTCCACCAAGCCCTGTTCAATTGCCAGTCGCACCAGCTCAGCCCGATTGTGAACTGCTGTTTTTTGAAAAAGGCTACTGACGTGCTTTTCAATCGTTCGCGCGCTCAAGTGCAGGCGATCGCCAATCTGGGCATTGGAGAGTCCCGCCACCAGCAAAGCCAAAACGTCCTTTTCCCGCTGCGTCAGATCAACTCTAACCCGTTGGCCTTTGGGGGCATGCTGTCGCTGCTGCCACTCCATTTGTACCAGTTGTGCCCGATCAAGTAGGTTGCGCACCACCGCTGCTAACTCATTGAGGTCAAAGGGCTTGGCAAGATAGACATCGCCCCCGGTACGATAGGCCCGAATTCGCTCCTCCAGTTCTGTGCGCGCCGTTAGGTAAATCACTGGCAGTAAGCGTAACGAGGGATGCTGCCGGATCTGCCGCACCAATTCATAGCCATTCATATTGGGCATGGCAATATCCGTAATCAGGAGGTGAGGCTGATAGTGGTGGATCATTTCCAAGGCTTGGGCACCATCTCCCGCCATCAGGCAACAGTATCCTTCGGATTCCAAAAAGCGACTCACCGAGAGGCGAATGCCGGGATCATCGTCGGCAATGAGTACCGTGAGGGACATAGGAAACTTATGTCTCCACTAGACCACAGTATTTCTCCACACAGCGGATAAACAGCTCAACCCCAATACTTAAGACAGTTTCGTCAAAGTCAAAGCGGGGATGGTGGTGGGGAAAATCTAACCCCAGTGTGCCATTGGCTGACCCCAAAAAGAAGTAGCAGCCTGGAACAGCCTTTAGAAAAAATGACATATCCTCCGCTGCCATCGTCTGACAATGGGACGTGACGCCAGCCGGCACCTCGACGACCGATTCCGCAACAGAGCGCACCAGTTTCGCCATTTTGGCATCGTTGACCGTGGGGGGATACATCCGCTCGTAGTGAAAACGATAGGTGGCACCCTGACTCTGGCAGATACCCGCAATCACCTGTTCAATGCGCTGAGGTAGCCAGTCCCCCAACTCTGGCTTAAAGTATCGCACTGTTCCCCGAAACGTTGCCGTATCGGCAATGACGTTCTTTGCAGTGCCCGCATGCACTGCCCCCACGGAGATGACCGCAGTTTCTAGGGGATCCACGTTGCGGGAGACGATGGTGTGCAGTGCGGTAATGATTTGAGCAACAACGAGGACAGTATCCACCGTAAAGTGGGGTAAAGCCGCGTGTCCTCCCTTGCCCTGGACTTCACACTCAAAGAATTCTGCTGCCGCCATCAACGGCCCACTGCGCACCCCCACCGTACCAACGGGCAGAAAATTCCACAGGTGCAGGCCAATAATGCCATCCACTTTTGGGGCATCGAGCACCCCCGCTTCAATCATTGGTTTGGCACCCCCGGGACCTTCTTCAGCCGGCTGAAAGATGATTTTGACCATGCCAGCAAAATCGCGGTGAGTCGCAAGATATTTCGCGGTACCCAGGGCGATCGCCGTGTGACCATCGTGCCCGCAGGCGTGCATTTTTCCCTCATGGAGAGAGCGATAGGGCTTATTGTTTTCCTCCTGCACTGGCAACGCATCCATATCAGCGCGAATTGCCAGAACGGGTCCCGGTCGCGATCCTGGAATCACCGCCACAATCCCCGTTTCCGCAATGCCCGTGCGATGTTGAATGCCCCATTGCCGCAGTTTTTCACTGACAAAGGCCGCCGTGAGGTGTTCCTGAAAGCCCAGTTCCGGTCGCTGGTGCAAATAGCGTCGCCACTGCACAAGTTCGGGTTGTAGGGCCGCCACCTCTGGACGCAGTTGGCAGCTCACTTGGGGAAGATGGAAAGCCATGGAGCAGTCTTTAAGATTTTGTTTAGGATGCACTTCTAGGATAAAGCATGCCCTTGGCTAGCGGATTGATAGGGATGGCTATTCAGCCCTCAACTTGGGTACCGCTGACTTCCACTAGTTGTGGGATTTTTTCGTCAGAACCCCCTGACTTAGGAAACATTTGTTATTATGGCAGGTAGCTCCCTAGGGCAAAAATTAAAATAGTTCAGTATTGGATATTACAATTTGCCAATCCTGAATCCTAGGGTCTCTTCAGCCAACGAGGATGTTATGGTTCAATCCCTTCAATACTCTATTGAACTCGTCAAAGATGAAGCCCGACGACTGGTGGCCAAAGGTGTGGTGAGTCGGCAGCAGCCCATCTACACCCTCTGCCAGTTTGTACCCCTTCGGGAGTGGCCCCTCATTGAGGCAGAGTTAGAGCGCTGTGATTTTATGCTGCGCGATCGCATTGGTGACCTCATTGGTCGTGAGTGCTGGGACAACGACTAAAACAACTCAAGAGCAATCATAAGGAGCACCTCCCTCCCCTCGTGGGCAACAATTCTAGGATGCGGGTGCTTCTAAATCCTGCTGTAGGTCTTGGCGAAGGGCTCGCAGCGTTTCCAGAAGTGTTTGAATATCTGCGGCCAACTCAGCACTTTCGCAAGAAGCAGGCTCAGGGGGTGAAGGCGATTGCGGCTGCTGGGCAATAAAGGCTTGAATCAGTTCCCGGGCTTGGGCTTCAGTGAGTCGGCCTTTCTCAGCGCAGACTGTAGCCAGTTGCCGGGCATCCGCTCGCAGTTGCATCAGGTATTCTTGGCGTTTGGCGTCATCCTGGAGGGATTCAATGGCAGCAGCTGCAGCCCCAATACCGGTGTAGTAGAGTTGCTGAACGATTTCGAGGGGATTGCGATCCATAGAGTTCATCCGGAAGCAGACTATCCTTTTACTCTAGGGGAAATCTCGCTTCCTCATCAAGGTTGAGGAAAGCGGCTGCGGTAGAGATGGACAATTTTACTCACTACCTCATCGATCCCCAAGTTGTCAGTACAGACTTCTATGGCATCGGCTGCTTTACGGAAGGGGGCGTAGGGGCGTTGCTGATCCGCTGTGTCGCGAGCGGTAATCTGAGCGAGCAATTCTTCATAGGAGAGATCGCAGTGCCCCTGCTGTTGTAATTCCTGCCAGCGGCGCTGGGCCCGCTCTTCGGGGGAGGCGGTTAGGAAAATTTTCAAGCCCGCCTCTGGGAAGACATGGGTGCCAATATCACGACCTTCAGCAGCGATGCCCCCATGGGCTCCGATCGCCCGCTGTTGTTGTACCATTAGCCGCCGCACACCCCGCAGGGCAGCAATTTGGGACACCCGCTGCGTTACCTCTAGGGAGCGAATCGCTTGGCTAACTTCGCGATCGTTGATCCACACTCGCGTTGGTTGATGGGGATCAGGGCTCTCAAGATGCAACCGACAATGGGCGATCGCCTCTACAATTGCTGGCTCATCGTGGAGATCAAGATTATTTTCCAAGCACCACCAAGTTACCGCCCGATACATGGCACCGGTGTCAAGGTACCGCAACCCTAGGGCTTGGGCAGCTAGTCGCGTCACGGTTGACTTCCCGGCACCGGCAGGGCCATCCACGGCCAAAATCGGCCGGCGGCGATCCAGTAGACAATTGTCAATGAGGCGCGTTTGCCCCACCCAGCCCGCGATCGCCAATAGCCCCACGGTCTCAATGCGTTCCAAGGGCACAAGGGTCTGGGGATGCACCAATTCGGCATAGTCGAGGCGCAACTGGGGAAACTGGCGCAGATGATCTTGAACTTGGGCCAGCAGAAGACTCGCGTCCCAGCAGCCCTGACGGAATGCAGCCTGAGCCACCTCCAGGCTTTGGCTTAAGGCAAGGGCAGTGGCGCGCTCCTCGGCACTCAGGTATTGATTGCGGGAACTCAGGGCAAGGCCGTCGGCATCGCGGACGATGGGACAGCCAATGATCTCCACGTCCAGATTCAAGTCCGCTACACAGCGGCGAATAATGGCTAACTGCTGGGCATCCTTTTGCCCAAAATAGGCGCGATCGGGCTGTACCAGATGCAACAGCTTCAGCACAATTGTTGCTACCCCGCGAAAATGGCCGGGGCGCGATCGCCCACAGAGGTGTTCCGTTAGCTCCCTTGGCGGCTCCACCACGGTCAAGTGCTTCATCCCCGTCGGGTAAAGCTCAGCCACACTAGGCACAAAGAGCAGATCCACCCCTAACTGCTGACAGAGGGCTGTATCGGCCTCCAGGGCACGGGGATAGCGCTCCAGGTCCTCTTGGGGACCAAACTGCAGTGGGTTGACAAAAATACTGACAACAACCACATCACACTCTTGCCGTGCTCGCCGAATCAAGGCAGCATGCCCCCCATGGAGTGCCCCCATTGTCGGCACAAAACCAACGGTGGTCGCGGGAGAGAATGTGCCAAGGGCAGTCTGTAAACCCGCCGTGGTGGTTAAACGGTGAAACGTACCCATAGAGTGCTTCGGGGGCGATCGATGGAGTTTTGATACAATCTGTCATATTACCGCCCTTTTCCCACGGAGAGAAGCCACTCAAGCTTGTGAAAACCAGGATCACAGAGGCTTGTTTCGGGCATCCCCATTGTAGAAAAGGTCTGTTCAATGCCGGGGCCGGCTTTTTTTGACCAAAGTTTGTACATTTGTTGCAAGGGCTTTAATCTTGCGGCTAGGTTCTCTAAAATTCAGGTACTTTCGTTTTCCTACACTTGCAAACGCTATAGCGCAACTCCAAGTTTCACCCCTCCTTAGCCAAAAGCTTGTTTTTTAACTGGCACTGTTGAGCATACGCCGCGAGGATAGCCCCTATGGCCAATGAACTACAAAACGGCTTACAAAAATACCGTTTCGTCTGCACCCTCACCTTCGGGGATATTTATGGCCAAGTCATTGTTTGGCTGATTGTGATCTTTATTGGTTTGGCCGCCTCCCTCACTCTCTACAACAATCCAGTGCAGGCGTTTCTCGTCGGGGGGCTAATTTTGGTTTTAACCCTGCCCTTTTTACTTTTTGCCTTTGTCACGACTCTGGTCAACCACATTGAAATGCGACCTGTGACAGTGACGGAGAAGAAAAAACGTAAAGATGCCGCGGTGGCCTCAACGACCGAAGTGGCTACTGCAAATTAAAGAACCCTTAAAAACAGGGGGCGATCGCTCCCCACACTGAAATTAGCGCTGTAGGGCTAGTCCTAGAATTCCTAAAACGCGACTGCATACCCCTAGCTGCCGGAATGGATAACCCTTCAGTAGGGCTAGGGGGCAGAGGCATGCATAAAGGATTTATTGAATCCGTCTCTATTTTCAAAATTCATAGAACTTTGTCAATGGGGAAAATATAAAATAAAGATTAAGGAGCACCAAAGGTCAGTGTTAGTATTCTCCTGAACAGATTTAGAAAGTCGGGTAGCAGGGGGGCATCGCTGCCCCCTAGCCCCCTAGGAACCGGACGTGCAAGTTTCCCTGCATCCGGCTCGAGCCCCCCAGGACCCCTCATTTAAGAGGAACCGGTTGTGCATGCAACCTTTACAATACTCATCTACAACCTCTCTACCTTTTGAGCAGGTTGGTGACCGCACCAGTGACTCAAGATCACCGCCATTTGCCTTGTCACCATTAGGGAGGTTCTGTGAGTTTTCTCGTAACGGGGGACCAGTGGGAAGTCTGCTCTCTTTCGAGTGAGATGATGTTGAATGTTCTGTCACCATTCTCAATCCCTATCCAACCCATTACAGGTTGGCCTTCGCTTTCTCCCGCCTCCTTTACCCGCACTTCCATGGGTGTTCCTCGCAGTCCACTTGCCTTGTTCTTAGCCTATCAAGGCGAAAGTACGGGCTTACCACGTTCCGTTTAGATGACATATGAGGGGTTAGGTGGTGACTCTGCCCCGACGGAGCTATCGTCCCCGCTCACTGAAGAACAAACAGTGAGTCCTGTCCGTTTGCCATTTTGGCCCAGGCCTATCAGCGTCTTTGGCCTGTCTAAGATCACGAGGCTTCTGGCGTCACTTCGCATGTGCTCACCGTACCCTCAAGCCTAGCTCCCTATCGCCTGACGCTGGTGAAGTTGCTTCCTCCTCGCGGATTCAGCTCCAACCTTACGGTTCGGGCTTCATTGTCGGGAGGGCTTCATACCTGACCGTTACCAGTCACGCATGCCTCCCTAGGCTACGGTTGGGGGAACAACCGGTCCCGTTCTAGCTTGTTGGGCTAGTGGGACAATCATCTAAACGACTTCGTGTCGCACTATTCCTCTCTTAGAAGAAGGAATACCGAATGACCATTGCATCTTTTGCAACTCTTATCAAGTCGATTCCCAATCGGCTCAGCCCTTGTGACCACCCCGTCCTGAACTCTCAATTGTTCTTCAAAACCGGGTTGATCGACATTCTCGACTAAGGGTTAACCTCCATAGGAGCCTGATTGTATCGCTGACTAAAACCTGCTGCCCATGACAGGGAAAGGTGGCCGCCAAGTGAACAGTGACAGTGGTTTTCCCGACGCCACCTTTGTTGTGATAGATGCTAATCACTTTCATGCCTCTTTCCCCTTGAGTGGGGTACTGAGGGCTCAGGAGGCGCTGACGGTGTCGCGATCGCCTGTCCCTGCAGGGCTCACTGCCCTAAAGGTCAACTCACTACCCACCAAATCTACCAAAATCGTATCGCCGGGGGTAAAGACCTCCTCAAGAAGCTTCACGGCGAGGGGGTTCTCCAATTCCCGTTGAATCGCGCGCTTTAGAGGACGTGCCCCATAGACTGGATCAAAGCCCACCGCCACTAAATGATCTAGCGCTGCTGGGGTAAGGCGCAGGTGAATTTTTTGATCTGCAAGGAGTTTTTCCACGCGTCGCAGTTGAATTTGAGCAATCTGAGCCAGTTCAGTCCGCCCTAGCCCGTGGAAGAGAATCACGTCATCAATGCGGTTGAGAAATTCGGGGCGAAAATACTTTTGGGCACTTTGGAGCACCCGTTGGCGCATTTCCTCATAGCGGCTGTCATCCGCCGCCAAATCTAAGATATGCTCACTGCCCAGGTTACTGGTCATAATGATCACGGTGTTGCGGAAGTCCACCGTCCGCCCTTGGGAATCGGTAATGCGGCCATCATCCAGCACCTGCAAGAGCACATTAAAGACTTCGGGATGGGCTTTTTCGACCTCATCAAACAGAACCACGGCATAGGGACGACGGCGGATGGCTTCGGTGAGTTGACCGCCACTGTCAAAGCCAACATATCCCGGCGGTGCGCCAATCATGCGGGAGACGGCATGTTTTTCCATGTACTCCGACATATCAATGCGCACCAAGGCATTTTCATCATCAAAGAGGGCTTCGGCAAGGGCACGGGCCAGTTCGGTTTTGCCCACGCCTGTGGGTCCCATAAAGAGGAATGAACCAATGGGACGGGCAGGGTCTTTCATGCCAGCTCGCGCGCGGCGGATGGCAGCAGCGACGGCAGCCACGGCATCGCTTTGACCAATCACCCGCTGATGGAGGACTTGTTCCAACTGCAGGAGTTTTTGGCGTTCTGAGGCCATGAGTTTTTGCAGGGGAATTCCTGTCCACTTGGCAACAATTTCGGCAATGTCAGCTTCGGTGACTTGATCGCGCAAAAAGGTGCCCCCTGCGGCCTGAAGTTCTAAAAGTTGTGCTTCAGTGGCCTCCAGTTCCCGTTGGAGGGTTTCTAAACGACCATATTTGAGTTGCGCGGCTTTGTTGAGGTTGTAGTCCCGCTCTGCTTGCTCAATTTGCAACTTCACTTGGTCTTCTTCTTCCTTGAGGCTGTTGATGCGCTCCAGGAGTTCTTTTTCTGCTTGCCAGCGGGCCTGCATGGCCTGTTGTCGCGGTTGCAGTTGGGCGATTTCCGCTTCGATGCGCTGCAGGCGATCGCGAGTGGCCTGTAGTGGCGCCTGGCTGAGGGGCAGGCTCTCCTCCTGTTTGAGGGACAGTCTTTCCATTTCCAGTTGCCGCAGGCGCCGCTCAAGGGCCTCCAGTTCAGCGGGCTTGGTGGTAATTTCCATTTTGAGCTTGGCGGCTGCCTCATCGACGAGGTCAATGGCCTTATCGGGGAGGTAGCGATCGCTAATATAGCGATCTGAAAGCATTGCTGCGGCCACCAATGCCGAATCGGTAATTTTAACGTTGTGGTGAATTTCGTAGCGATCCTTGAGGCCGCGCAGAATTGAAATCGTATCCTCCACACTGGGCTGGCCAATATACACCTGCTGAAAGCGGCGTTCTAAGGCAGCATCTTTCTCAATATATTTGCGATATTCATCTAGGGTGGTGGCGCCAATGCAGCGCAGCTCTCCCCGCGCCAACATCGGTTTGAGGAGGTTGCTGGCATCCATCGACGAGTTTTGATTCGCACCGGCGCCAACAACCGTGTGCAGTTCATCAATAAAGAGAACAATTTGACCTTCGGAATGGGTGACTTCGTGGAGAACAGCCTTGAGGCGATCTTCAAAGTCACCGCGAAACTTGGCCCCCGCCACCAAACTCCCCAGGTCCAGGGAAATCAACCGCCGATTTTTTAGGGATTCTGGTACATCGCCGTTGATAATCCGTTGAGCCAGACCTTCAGCAATGGCGGTTTTACCAACGCCCGGTTCACCAATGAGAACTGGATTATTTTTTGTGCGGCGGGAGAGAACTTGAATAACGCGGCGAATTTCTTCATCACGGCCAATGACCGGATCCAGTTTGCCTTGGCGGGCCGCTTCGGTGAGATCACGACCGTACTTTTCAAGGGCAGCGTATTTATTTTCGGGGTTTTGATCTAAAACCTTTTGGGCACCGCGAATGGCTTTGACGGTGGCAGCCAACTGTTGGCGATCGCAATTTAGGGCACGGAAAAGACGTTGACCAATGCGGCGATCGCCCACAAAAGCCAGTAAAAGATGCTCAATGGAAATGAATTGATCTTCTTCCTCTTGGCGGAGGCGATTGGCCTCATCAAGGAGCGCATCCAAACTACGACCACAGTAGAGTTCGCTGCCTGCGGGAACGCGGGGCTGTTGCCTAGCAAAATCCATCAGTCGCTTGAGCACCCATTCGGTGTCAATATCCGACCGCTCAAGAATCACTTGACCAAGTCCCTCTTCCCGCAGTAAGGCAATCATGACGTGCTCTGTTTCCAGATATTGGCTGCGGTATTCCCGGGCCACATCTTGGGACTTAACAATCGCTTCCCACGCTTTATCAGTAAACTTTGTTGGATCCGTTGGTTGCATAGTGATAATTGAGGGCAAAACCCCACCGACTGTGACTGCATTATGCCATCATCTTCAGTGTAATCAACAGGCCACCCCATACCCACAGGATGACTTACAGAGGTGGCAAATGGAGAAACTCCCGCAGGAGATTAGCCAATTTTTTCTTGCTGCCATAGCCACTGCTGTAGTACCGTCGCAGGGGGACTGTGTCGCCAGAGGTCAGGTGCACCAGGACGCGATAGAGGCGATCGCCCTCAGAATCCTGATAGCTTTCAATGGCAATGTCCCTAATGTCCCGCAAGGACAATTCCTGATGAGTTCGGCGGAAAAAACTTGCATCGAGAATCGTCAAGGTGCCACTGCCCCGATCTAAATCCAACGTTAAAACAGGGATGAAGAAAATTAGACTCATCCCTACAAGAAAGAACACCCCTGCCATGAGCCCTACTGGCCAGCGATCGTCCACACGAGCTGAAAGTTGCGTTTGATTGGGATTCCCTAAGAATTGATTCATTTGCTGTACCATGGCGGCGCGATCGCCCGGCGGTGAGGCAGCACTACCGAATACGATGGAGTTGCCCGACACTTCAAGAACAACGCGATACATGCGATCGCCCTCACTGTCAATGTCCTCCTCCAACTTTGCCTGTTGTAGGAGGGAAAGAGGAATGTTCACCCGCTCTTGGATAATAAAAGAACTTGTCGTGGCAATACACTCATAGGGCAAGGTTTGGCGTTGGCAGTGAATTTTGGCAACTGAAAGGAAGCCCAGGAGCGGCATAGGGCCAAGACCCATAATCCCGCCCACCAACCAAATCAGCAAGGGCCCCTCCCGCACGCGCAGGCGATAGTCCGGTTCCTCTAGTACTTCCATTGCTAATTCTCCTGAGAATGCAAAAACAATCCCACACTGGTTGCTAACTGCTGAAAATTGGGTTCAATTCGTTGTCCTAAGTACTCTTCAACGACCCGAGCAATCATACTTGCTAAAAAGAAGGGGACACCGCTAATGCGTTTTGGATCAATCCTGAGATAGCCACGGCTCCTGATAATGGTTGAGTCACCAGTGGCAATAAATTGATTTTCCCCCTGACAGTCAACGGCCTCCGTAAAGGCATGGGGGACAATGCGCCAGTGGGTGAGATAGTGGCGATCGTCCCAATGGGTATAGTCCGTCCACGAGAGCATTGCGTCACTCAAGAATGCCCGTGCTGCCGCTGGAATTTCACCGCCACCATGCCAAACCAAGACCATTTCTAGGGCTTGGGGCTGTTCGTTGCGCGCCTGCACTTCAATTGCCCGCACATTGGGCATCCAGCTCACCAGTTCTGGCAGGCGATCGCGATAGGTGCGATAGACAGCGTCGCGGCGAAAGGGTAGCTCTACTTGGGAAGAAATTTCCATGACCTTATCCCCACTGTGGACACTGTCGCGCAATCACAACCACGTAATCCCCCACCTGCAACTCATAGTTCATCGGTGGATTCATATAGGTGCGGCGACGCCCCTCAATGCGACGTTCCACGGCTATCAGCAGAGCATCGTCTTGCGCCTTAAGTTGTTGTTGTGCATACCAAAAGGTTTTGCCTGCCAGCGTTGACGGCAAAGGCAGCCGATAAAATTGGTTCCCGATCCGTACCGTCAGTAGTTCGGCAAAAACATCCATCGCCCCTTGATTGCGCACCGCATTGCCAATGAGGTGACCCGCCATTTCATCGGCAACAACCACATCCTCCACCCCCGCCGCCTGAAGTTGGACATTATTATTGCGATCTAAAAGCTGGGCACAGGTGTAAATTGCCGGGTTGAGTTTTTCTATGGTCAGTGCAGCAAGAACAGTTCGGGCATCGCGGTCTTGATCACTGCGGGGCCGGCTGGTATCCGCCAAGAGAATGGCACGGGAGGCATGGTAAATCTGCACCTTCTCCAAAACGTCAATGCGGGTATAGTCTCCCGAATAAAAGTAGAGGCGATTTTGATCCACTGTCTGCAATTCATTCAAGGGCAGCTGTTCCAGTTCAGCAATCATGACAATCGGCGCATAGCGGGTTTGGGGATCGGTTTGTAATTCCTCCAACACAAGGGGGGCACTGCGATTCCAGCCACAAAGGATAATGTGGTTGCGCAACTCATCCAAGTCAAGGTTCTTAATGCTCATGACCGACTGCAACCGCTGCACCATGAAGGCAGACACCACCCCTGTAAACACCGCAAACAAGGTCAGCCCCGACAAAACCACAACTAGGGTAACGATCCGCCCGGCATGGGTTTGGGGATAGGCACCAATGGGTTCGGCAGACACTAAAGAAAAGAAGCTGTACCACAGGGCATCCCCAAGGGTCTTGATGTCTGGGTTTGAGGTCCCTTCGATAATATAAAAAGCCAGGCCCCCAAAGAGCATGATCAACACAATGATTAACAGTGCTGAAATTTGGGCACCGTAAAGACCAGAAGTCTGGGGGGCAATGTAGTGGAGGTTGCGGTTCATCA is a window of Thermosynechococcus vestitus BP-1 DNA encoding:
- a CDS encoding response regulator transcription factor — encoded protein: MSLTVLIADDDPGIRLSVSRFLESEGYCCLMAGDGAQALEMIHHYQPHLLITDIAMPNMNGYELVRQIRQHPSLRLLPVIYLTARTELEERIRAYRTGGDVYLAKPFDLNELAAVVRNLLDRAQLVQMEWQQRQHAPKGQRVRVDLTQREKDVLALLVAGLSNAQIGDRLHLSARTIEKHVSSLFQKTAVHNRAELVRLAIEQGLVEPQTSSQP
- a CDS encoding M20 metallopeptidase family protein, whose protein sequence is MAFHLPQVSCQLRPEVAALQPELVQWRRYLHQRPELGFQEHLTAAFVSEKLRQWGIQHRTGIAETGIVAVIPGSRPGPVLAIRADMDALPVQEENNKPYRSLHEGKMHACGHDGHTAIALGTAKYLATHRDFAGMVKIIFQPAEEGPGGAKPMIEAGVLDAPKVDGIIGLHLWNFLPVGTVGVRSGPLMAAAEFFECEVQGKGGHAALPHFTVDTVLVVAQIITALHTIVSRNVDPLETAVISVGAVHAGTAKNVIADTATFRGTVRYFKPELGDWLPQRIEQVIAGICQSQGATYRFHYERMYPPTVNDAKMAKLVRSVAESVVEVPAGVTSHCQTMAAEDMSFFLKAVPGCYFFLGSANGTLGLDFPHHHPRFDFDETVLSIGVELFIRCVEKYCGLVET
- a CDS encoding DUF4327 family protein, with amino-acid sequence MVQSLQYSIELVKDEARRLVAKGVVSRQQPIYTLCQFVPLREWPLIEAELERCDFMLRDRIGDLIGRECWDND
- a CDS encoding bifunctional pantoate--beta-alanine ligase/(d)CMP kinase, with the protein product MGTFHRLTTTAGLQTALGTFSPATTVGFVPTMGALHGGHAALIRRARQECDVVVVSIFVNPLQFGPQEDLERYPRALEADTALCQQLGVDLLFVPSVAELYPTGMKHLTVVEPPRELTEHLCGRSRPGHFRGVATIVLKLLHLVQPDRAYFGQKDAQQLAIIRRCVADLNLDVEIIGCPIVRDADGLALSSRNQYLSAEERATALALSQSLEVAQAAFRQGCWDASLLLAQVQDHLRQFPQLRLDYAELVHPQTLVPLERIETVGLLAIAGWVGQTRLIDNCLLDRRRPILAVDGPAGAGKSTVTRLAAQALGLRYLDTGAMYRAVTWWCLENNLDLHDEPAIVEAIAHCRLHLESPDPHQPTRVWINDREVSQAIRSLEVTQRVSQIAALRGVRRLMVQQQRAIGAHGGIAAEGRDIGTHVFPEAGLKIFLTASPEERAQRRWQELQQQGHCDLSYEELLAQITARDTADQQRPYAPFRKAADAIEVCTDNLGIDEVVSKIVHLYRSRFPQP
- a CDS encoding ParA family protein, which encodes MKVISIYHNKGGVGKTTVTVHLAATFPCHGQQVLVSDTIRLLWRLTLSRECRSTRF
- the clpB gene encoding ATP-dependent chaperone ClpB, giving the protein MQPTDPTKFTDKAWEAIVKSQDVAREYRSQYLETEHVMIALLREEGLGQVILERSDIDTEWVLKRLMDFARQQPRVPAGSELYCGRSLDALLDEANRLRQEEEDQFISIEHLLLAFVGDRRIGQRLFRALNCDRQQLAATVKAIRGAQKVLDQNPENKYAALEKYGRDLTEAARQGKLDPVIGRDEEIRRVIQVLSRRTKNNPVLIGEPGVGKTAIAEGLAQRIINGDVPESLKNRRLISLDLGSLVAGAKFRGDFEDRLKAVLHEVTHSEGQIVLFIDELHTVVGAGANQNSSMDASNLLKPMLARGELRCIGATTLDEYRKYIEKDAALERRFQQVYIGQPSVEDTISILRGLKDRYEIHHNVKITDSALVAAAMLSDRYISDRYLPDKAIDLVDEAAAKLKMEITTKPAELEALERRLRQLEMERLSLKQEESLPLSQAPLQATRDRLQRIEAEIAQLQPRQQAMQARWQAEKELLERINSLKEEEDQVKLQIEQAERDYNLNKAAQLKYGRLETLQRELEATEAQLLELQAAGGTFLRDQVTEADIAEIVAKWTGIPLQKLMASERQKLLQLEQVLHQRVIGQSDAVAAVAAAIRRARAGMKDPARPIGSFLFMGPTGVGKTELARALAEALFDDENALVRIDMSEYMEKHAVSRMIGAPPGYVGFDSGGQLTEAIRRRPYAVVLFDEVEKAHPEVFNVLLQVLDDGRITDSQGRTVDFRNTVIIMTSNLGSEHILDLAADDSRYEEMRQRVLQSAQKYFRPEFLNRIDDVILFHGLGRTELAQIAQIQLRRVEKLLADQKIHLRLTPAALDHLVAVGFDPVYGARPLKRAIQRELENPLAVKLLEEVFTPGDTILVDLVGSELTFRAVSPAGTGDRDTVSAS
- a CDS encoding TrkA-related ion transporter, with amino-acid sequence MWVLLVVVDLFWVQPGHPNFFVMLLDLPLRLCFVVELCLRFAIARKKQRFFRHYWLDLVAILPMPPQWALFRLLPLLRLPRASILMNRNLHYIAPQTSGLYGAQISALLIIVLIMLFGGLAFYIIEGTSNPDIKTLGDALWYSFFSLVSAEPIGAYPQTHAGRIVTLVVVLSGLTLFAVFTGVVSAFMVQRLQSVMSIKNLDLDELRNHIILCGWNRSAPLVLEELQTDPQTRYAPIVMIAELEQLPLNELQTVDQNRLYFYSGDYTRIDVLEKVQIYHASRAILLADTSRPRSDQDRDARTVLAALTIEKLNPAIYTCAQLLDRNNNVQLQAAGVEDVVVADEMAGHLIGNAVRNQGAMDVFAELLTVRIGNQFYRLPLPSTLAGKTFWYAQQQLKAQDDALLIAVERRIEGRRRTYMNPPMNYELQVGDYVVVIARQCPQWG